AGGTTTGCGATGGTGAACATGGCGCCACCGACACCCGGGACTTCGCCGACCTTGTGCTTGACTTCGGTAATGGTACCGGAAGACGGAGCGAGCACGAGCGTTGCACGGCGTGCGGTTTCCATCTGCATCTTGGAAATGCTAATCTGAGTTTCGAGCTGATCGACGGTGCTCTGAGCAACACCGCCCTTAGCCTGCACTTCCTTGGTGCGGGCTAGGGTCTTTTCGTTCAATTCCATGGCGGCTTGTGCTTGCTGGTAAGCCGTGTTGTCGCCCGTAAAGACGAATTCCGCGAGAACTTGGTCTTTCTTGACTCGAGAACCAACGCGGACGTTGATCTTTGCAATCGGGTCACCGAGCTTGGCGGTTGCTGTCGTCTGCTGGCTACCTTCGATGGTGCCACTGAAGGCGCGGACGTCTGTGAGCTTGACTGTAGCAGCCTTCACGACGCGGGCTGGCTTGCCATTGACCTTCTGGATTTCTTCGATGGTCGAAACTTTCTTTTCGGACTTGGCGTCTTTCTTGGCGTCGCCGCATCCAGCGAGGAGGAGCGACAGGGCAGAAATAGTAATGATTGATTTTGTAATGGTCTTCATGATTGTCTTCCTCTTAAATCTTAGTATTCACCTGTGGCTTGGAGCAATGCGTTATAAGCGGTGTTCCAGTTGAGAATCCCCTGCAAGTAGTTGAGTTTTGCCTTGCGGAGGTCCATGTTGGCGGTAAGCAGGTTGAGCTGCGTTTCCATGCCGTTTCTGAAAGCCGCGTCGGTCATGTCGTAGATGCGCTGGGCCAGGTCAATGTTATTCTTCAAAACTTCAAGATTGCGTTCTGCGGAGGCGAGTGTCTGTGCGCAGCTTTCGATTTGCACGCGGAAGCCACGTTCTGCAGTTTCCTTCTGGATCTGGGTGCTGCGGAGGCTGGATTTAGCTTGGACCACTGCTTCCTTGGTCTGCATGCCATTGAAAAGGTTCATCGACAAGTTCAAAGAAACGTATTTATTGAGCTTGTCCCATTTCGGTGCGTCCCATTCGGTAATCTTGTTTTGGTTGTTTGCGTACTTGAGACCACCAACCAATGCGATTGTCGGCTTGTAGCCACCTTCTTCGATTTCGATGTTCTTTTCTTTCATCGTTTCGGTAGCTTGGAGCATCACCAATTCTCTACGACGTTGCTTGACGTTTGCCATGGAGGTGTCCGGGTACGGGAGGTTGGATTCCGGGCTACGGAGTTCTCCGTTGAATTGAACGTCGTTGTCCCAGTCAAGACCCATGGTGTTGAGAAGGGCGTTCTTGGCAAGGAGGCGCTTGTCTTCGAGTGCTTTTCTGTCGACCTTGAGGGCTTCCATGGAGAGCTGGACTCTTGCCAAGTCCAGTTCTGTGGCAAGTCCGCTCTTGACTCCTTGTTCCACAAAATCAAGGTTATCCTGAGTGATTTTTATGCTTTCATCAACAATGGCGATGGAAGAATCCAGGTAAATGAGCTGGTCAAAAGCGTTATCAACTTCGTAACGGACTTTCGACTTCGTGTTATCAAGGTTGACTTCTTGCAAGTGCTTGTATGCCTTGGCGATGTCGATGGCTGTACCGACCTTGCCTGCAGCGTAGAGCACCTGGGTCAGTGTGAGGCCCACGCTAGACTGCCAGCGATAACCTTGGGATTTCATGCCGTAAATAAGCCCATCCACGGCAGGACCCATTACGTTTTGGTCAAAAGCGTTTGCTTTGGGGTATCCGGCGTCGTCCTTTTTGTCGGCCATATCTTTGGCGGCATCCGCAAGGGCTGATGTTTTTTTGACGTCATCAAGCCCGAAAATACGGGTTACATTGGCACTAAGGTCAATGGACGGGTAGGCGTTACCATACCCAGCGTCTACTTGGGAATTTGCAGAAACGAGATCTTCTTCGGCGCTCTTGATGTCCGAAGAATTTTCCATGGCGGTCTTGATCGCCTCATCTCGGGTGTAGGTTTTTGCCGAGGCTGGTACAATCAGCCCTAAAGCAAGGGCGGAAAGGACTAAAAATTTCCTTGACATTCGTTCTCCTAATATATTAAGCTAGCCAAATGTAAAAAAAAAGCACCCTTTTCATAAGGGTGCTTTTTTCTGTTTTTGATGAAGTGCACAAATGTAGGGATGAATAGCAGCCTAATTTGCGTAAATCAGCGTTTTTTGCTCAAAATTACATCAAACCGGGGATTTTCATGCCACCGGTGATGTCCGAAATGCTTGCCTGCTGGGCGTCGTCTTTCTTCTTGACGGCGGAGTTCACGGCTGCCATAATGAGGTCTTCGAGAGCTTCGACATCGTCCTTGTCGACGGCATCCGGATTGATCTTCACCATTGTGAGTACGCCCTTTCCGTTCATGGCGACCTTCACCATTCCGCCACCGGCTTCGGCGTCAAAGCTCTGTGCCTTGAGGTCGTTTTGTGCCTTAAGCATCTTGCTCTGCATTTTCTGAAGGTCCTTAAGCATCTTGCTCATGTCCATGAATATATCCTCGCTTTTTGAGTGTATTAAAGGTTATTGGATCCTTCCACTTGCGTGTCAGGATGACTGTTTTCCATTCGTAATTATAGAATTTTTATTTGGTTGGATCCTATCACTACACTACGTTTCGTTCCAGGATGACGTTTTAATTGTCACCCTGGAGGGAGCTTGCGACCGATAGGGGCCATGATAATCTATGCGTCGCAATCTTCTTCATCGCATTGTGAAACGATGGCCGCTTTCTTGAGTTTCTTGGTGAAGACGAGTTCTGTTGCAAACATCTGCTGGAGTTTCGCAAGCCCCGGTTCCTTTTCCAAATCGAGTTCGTACGGGCTCATCTTGGCGGCGCGCTGTTCGGCAAGTTCGCTCTCGGTGAAGGCGCGCGTGCGGATGGAAAGCGCAATTTTTGTCTGCAGACGGTCTTCCAAAATGCGTGTCACGCGTTCGACGTATTCGGGATGCTCCGTCATCTGGCGGTAGCCCCAGTTTTCGGCATTCTCGGTTGTGCCTGCGTAGGTGAGCGCAATCGGGAACGGATTCTGCTCGGGGTCGCCGGTTTCAAGCGTCGTGCCTGCGATAGCGGCGGAGAACACGTAGTCGCCGTCGTTAGCGATGTTGGAGAGTATGGAAGGCCATGCGGCCGCAATTTCGTAACGTGAAAATGCTTGCACACCACCTTGATCGTAGCCTGCAAACGGGTCGTCATAAGACGCCTGGACTTCTTCCTGGGCGTCTATCATGGCGCTGACTTCAGTTACTTTTTTTTTTACCGCGTCGTTTTCGGCGCTTTTAGGATCGTTAATCGCTGCAAGAGCTTTTCGCAAATCGACCAGTCGGTCGAGCCAAGCCATTCGGGCAAAAGTCGTCTCGACGAGGAGGCGCGGGTTCGTGCTGTAGCGGAGCGTACCCTGCAAGTCGATAAGCATCTTGCTTATGCGGAGGATGTCTCCGTTCGTAAGACTTTGTGCGCAGCTCTTGTACTTGGTGTAGAGCTCTTCGGTGATGTTGAGCGCATCTGGTGTGAAGGCGTCGAGGCGGGCGTAAAGCAAATTGCGGAGGAACTTGCCAAAGCCGTCGAGCAGCGGGATGAACTCGATACCGATTTTTACAGCATCATCCACCATGCGGAAGCAGCCCTTGATGTCGTGGTTTTCGATGGACTGGATGAGCGAGAAGAAAAGTTCTACAGGCGGGATGCCGAGGACGGAGCGGACTGATTCCGCGGTCATCTCGTTCCCGGTAAAGGCGTATGCCTGGTCAAAGTAGGTGAGACCGTCACGCATGGAACCGTCGGCCTTTTCGGCAAAGATGTCGAGGGCTTCGTCGGTAGCCTTGATGCCTTCCTGTTCGCAAATGTAGCGGAGACGGCTGCGGATCTGGTCTACGGTCAGGCGCTTGAAGTCAAAACGCTGCACACGGCTCAAAATCGTCTGCGGAACCTTGTTGACTTCGGTCGTTGCAAAAATGAAAATCACGTGGGACGGCGGTTCTTCGAGCGTCTTGAGAAGAGCGTTGAAGGCGCCTGTCGAGAGCATGTGGACTTCGTCGATGATGAAGATCTTGTACTTGCCGATGACGGGCGGGTACTGCACACGTTCAATCACATCGCGGATGTTGTCGACGCTGGTGTTGGAGGCCGCATCTATTTCATAGACGTCCATCGGGTTTCCACCGGCGATATCCTTGCAGCTGTCGCACTCGCCACACGGGTGCAGCGGGTCAGAGCCCTTGCAGTTGAGCGTGCGGGCGAGGATGCGGGCGCTAGTAGTCTTGCCCACACCACGGGTGCCGGTAAAAAGGAATGCATGATGGAGACGACCGCCCTGAATGGCGTTCTCGAGAGTCTTTGCGATATGTTCCTGACCGACCATATCGCTGAATGATTGCGGGCGCCACTTACGCGCCATTGCGATGTATGCCATGCTGTTTAATATAGTAAAGTAATCAGGATTTTTTAGTTAAGAGTTTCTAGTAACTAATAGCTATTGACTAAAGACTACGCCATCGGCGCTTAATTTTCGTATCTTTATAAATGTAAATAGTCAAACAGAGGTACTTATGAATTTTGATATGGCGCTTTTGATTTTGTGCTGGCAGACGGCCTGCCTTTCGCATAACCACGAGAATGAACAGCTTTTGCCGGGGGCGACTTCGGCAACGGAAGCGGAAAGTGCCGAACTCGACAAGATTCATGACGAAGTGACTCCGAACGCCAGTTGGGATGAATTTAACGACCTTTATGCAAGCTACAAGTCGGCAAGCGACCGTACTAAGGCTTGCGTCAAGGCTCTTCAGTCGCAGTCCCGTGATTCAAAGGTTCTCGTGATAAACTGCATGGTCCGTATTGCGAATGCTTCGCACGAAGACTACAACAGGACTAATATATCGCCCGAAGAATATGAATTTATCAAGAATGTACGCGAACAGCTTGGCTTGAATTAGGCTCGCGCTTGAGGGGAGTGTTTATGGTTCAATTAAAGTCTATTGCTATTGCTGTGCTTGCTGGTAGCGTACTTTGCGCAGCGCAACTTGCATTAAAACCTGCAGTTGAAACGGATAATGTCCCTACAATTGAAGATCAGTACTTGATTTTTAAACCTGCTGAAAATGAATTTCGCGATGAAACTCCAGAGCTACCGAAAACAATTCCGGCAGGCTTCCATAATCCAACGTTAGTCGTTAGCCCAGAAAGCCGGAAGAACATTGATGACAAAATGGAAAAAGTCGGGAAGGGCCTTTGCTATGCCTCGATTGCCACTTTTATCTTGAGTGGGAGCGGTGATACTCGGCTTTGCGGGAATTAATTTTATTTATATGTAACAAAAAGACCCGCGCTTAAACGCGGGCCTTTTACTTTTCTAGTAGCGAATAACTAGTTACTGCGGCTATGCCGCATTAGCGAAGCACGATGTCGCCGTTTTGAACGAGCTTGTCGCGAAGCTTGTTGTGAGCCTTGTTGACTTCGTCGTCCGTGAGCGTGCGGTCCATAGCCTGGTAGGTGAGGCTGTAAACCATGTTCTTCTTGCCGGCTTCAATCTTTTCGCCTTCGTAGATGCTCTTGAGAGTAATCTTCGCGAGGTTCTTCGGGTTGAGAGCCTTGATGCGGGCGAGCACGTCTTCGTGAGTCATCGTCTTTGCAACTTCGATAGAGATGTCGCGGGTCGAAGGCACCTGGCGGCTGAACGGCTGGAACACAATCTTCTTGTGGCTTTCGTGTTCCATCTTGTCCATATCGGCTTCCATCACGTAAGTCTCGTAGCTGATTTCGTTAGCCTTGAGGCAGTTCGGGTGGAGTTCGCCCATCGTTCCAAGAACCGTGCCGTTGCAGACGATTTCAGCCTGCTTGCCCGGGTGGAGGAAGAGTTCCGGCTTTGCGGCGGCGCGGAATTCCACGACGAGGCCGAGACGCTTGAAGAAACTCTGGACAAAGCCCTTGAAGGCGGCAAAATCAATCTGCTTCGGCTTGTCGTTGAGCGGATCCACGTCAAAGTTACCGGCGATGGTAAGGGCGACGAGGTTGGATTCGTCAAAGCCCGGATCGCGTTCGTCCTTGCGAGCGCGCTTGAACTGGCCCTTGGCAACTTCGAACAGACGAACAGAACCCGGACGGTTCTTTTCGTTTTCGGCAACGGCCTTGAGCAAGTTCGGGAGGAGGCTCGTCGGCACAGCACCGAGTTCTTCGGAAAGCGGGTTCAAGAGGAGAGCCGGCTTGCTGCGACGGTCATCGCTTTCGGGGCCAAAGAGGGCTTCGGTGCGGGCCTTGCTCGTGAAGCGGAGGCTCAAGCATTCGTGGAGGCCCATGGCAGAAAGCGTCTTGCGGATCTTGCGGTTCAAAACTTCGATAGCCGGGAGTTCGTTCGGCTGCATCGTGAACTTCGGCAAGCTGTACGGAATGTTGTCAAAGCCGATGAGGCGAGCGATTTCTTCGATGAGGTCAACTTCGCGTTCGAGGTCCGGGCGGAAACTCGGAATCTTGAACGTGAGAGATTCGGCGTCCTTCTTCACGACTTCGAGAGCGATACCCGTGAGGAACTTTTCAATCTGTTCGGTGGAAACTTCCATGCCGATGACCTTGGCGGCGCGAGCGACGCGGAGCGTGACCTGGTTGTTTTCCTTCTTGTGGTCTTCGCCGGTGTATTCGACGGAACCCTTGAGAATGCGGCCGCCAGCAACTTCCTGGATCATGGCGCAAGCGTACTTGCTGTATTCGTCCTGCGTAGCAAAGTCAATTTCGCGTTCGAAGCGGTAGCTGGAGTCCGTAGAGATGCAGAGGCGTTTGGCCTGCTTGCGGATAACGGTCGGGTTGAACCAGGCGCTTTCGAGGAACACGTTCTTCGTAGCGTCGACGATTTCGGATTCGACTCCGCCCATCACGCCAGCGACGCAAGCCGGACGGTCACCATCGCAAATCACGAGGTCGTTTTCGATGAGTTCGTGTGCGGTGTGGTCGATCGTTTCAATATGCTCGCCCTTCACGGCGCGGCGGACCTTGATCTTGTTGCCGTGGAGCTGGTCCATGTCAAAGCTGTGGAGCGGCTGACCGACGTCCATCAAGATGAAGTTCGTGATATCGACGACGTTGTTGATGCTGTTCATGCCGACAGCGTGCAAAAGCTTTGCAAGCCATGCCGGAGACTTTTCAACCTTCACGTCCTTGATGACGCGACCCACGTAGCGGGAGCAGCCGCAGCCCGGAACGACTTCGAGGCTGATGGCGGCGCTTGCATCTTCGGAATCTTCCTTGAAGTTGTAAGCGAGCGGCTTGAGCGGACGGTTAAACTTGGCGGCGAGTTCGCGTGCGACACCGCGGTGGCTAAGAGCGTCCGGGCGGTTCGGCGTGACGTTCAGTTCGAAGCAGACGTCGTACATGCCGAGGCTTACGAACGGCGTACCTGCCGGGATGGAATCGTCGAGAACCATGATTCCACCGTGGTCGTCAGAAAGACCGATTTCGTCTTCGGCGCAAATCATGCCGAAGCTTTCGACACCGCGAATCTTGGATTTCTTCATCTTGAGCTTGGTGCCATCAGGGAGCGGGAGTTCTGCGCCAATCGGGGCGAGCACAACCGTCTGGCCTGCAGCGACGTTCGGGGCTCCGCAAACAACCTGGATGGTGTTCGTGCCGTCGTTCACGGTAGTGATGTGCAAGTGATCGCTATCCGGGTGCGGATCGCAAGTGAGAACCTTTGCAACGAGCAACTTGTCATAGACCTTGCCCGGTTCTTCCATGCCTTCAACTTCGAGACCGATGGAGGTGAGCGCCTTTGCGACATCTTCCGCAGATTCCGGAAGGTCAACGTGACGTCTAAGCCAATTCAAAGAAACTTTCATTTTATTACCCTTTGTGGCACGAAACTTGCGTAAGTCTCGGCGTTTTGCCTAGATGGTCCGCAAAATCCATGCCTGCTTAATTTTTCGGCGTAAATGTAGAAAATATTAGCTTGATAAATTGCTTAATATGTTTCGCAATAAGGAATATCGTCGAACTCAGCCGCTACTTCTTCTTTTTTGAATTGGTTGAATAGCAGGACTTCGTTTTTCGAGAACAATTCATCGTTATTGAGGAATGAAATGACGATTTTGCAGAAACCGTTTTGCGGAACGACGACGCCGTGTTTTTCAGCAAGGGTAAGTGTTGTTTCCGTAAAGCCACAAGAGTATCTATAAGACTCTAAATCTGCTTTTCCCGGTTGGATATATGCCGAAAAGAGATTGTCCTGTTCGCTAGTCCAAGTGGGCTTGACGATGATTTTTTCACCGCCGAGTTTGATTTGCTGCTGGTATCCGCCGCTACAGAAACCAACAGGCTGGCGGAACACGCCGATGACGCCTGATTTTTGCTCGAAAGTCTCTTTCTTGGATACAGAAAGGGATTGTGCGCATGAAGTCATAAGAACGCAGGCGCTTAGAATGCCAAGGAGTCTGAAATATTTCATTTTACCTCGTAAAAATTAAATGTATTTTGCCCTGTTCGTGAAGATCTCGAAATCTTCGGGCGTGGTAAGTTTGTCGTTTGCCGCTTCGCCTTTGACGATATAGACGGGCTCGCCAAAGAATTCGAGGATGCTTGCTTCGTCGGTCGGCGTGAAGTTCAGCGGTTCCTTTTCGATGCGGGCGTAGAGGCTCTTGAGCAAATCGATGCGGGCCGCTTGTGGAGTCTGTGCGAGCCAGACCTTATTGCGGTCAATTGTACTTTCGACGCGGCCATCGCTTGCAATCTTGATGGTGTCGATGGCTGGCTTTGCGACGAGGCAACTCCCTTTGTTGACGAGCGTTTCGCAAATGTCGCGGATAATCTTTTCGCTGATGAACGGGCGTGCTACATCGTGGACGAGCACGTATTCAGCGCCGCTAGTGAGCGAGTTCACTCCGTTTTGCACGGACTGCCAGCGTTCTTTCCCGCCAACGACAATTCTTAGTTTGTTTAAAGTATTCCCGTATCCGGTTCCAAATGCGGGACTCAAACGGCTAAAAATATCTTTTTCAAAGTAGTCTTTCCAATCGGCTGGGACGGCAATAACGACTTCTGCGATTTCATCCATGTTGAGGAATGTTTCAAGGCTATATTGGTAAACAGGCTTGTTGCCAAGATTCATCAATTGCTTGGGAATTGTCCCGCCCATGCGCTTGCCGAGGCCGCCCGCGGGGAGGACTGCAGCGAATTTTCCAAAAAGTAATGAATTAGACATAATTAAAAAATAGAAAGTTTTGTGATTTAAATCACCGTGTTTAAAATGTAAGAACTATAAAATTTTTTGAATGTAGAGAAAGTTTTTACCTTTGGCATCGAGTGTGTATATGGGAGATCGAATGGACTTTAGTGAATTGAAACCTCGCAACCGGACTCAAATGGCAGTCGTTGCTTGCTTGGGCGGATTTGTCGGGGCGCATAACTTCTTGCTTGCGAATAGTGTTTCGGGAAGCATTAAAATTTATTTGACCCTTGTTGCGATTATTGCTCCGCATCATGTCGGTTTGAGTCTTGCCGCGGTGAATATTGCTTGGATCCTTTTTGATTTGTGGCAGATATGCTTTATGAGCACACTGCCTGAGATTCGTTTGGAAGGCAGTCGTAAAAAGGCGGTGGTTTTTGTGTTTACCTATATGGCTTTTGCGACTGCGCTTGCAATCCTTTTATGCCAGCGCTATTTGTAGTGGCTATTTCTTGAAGCGGACTGCCGTTCCGTAGGCAATAATTTCGGCTGCGCCTGCCATAAGGCAGCTTGTGGCGTAGCGGACATTCACGATGGCGTCTGCGCCAATCATGGTGGCTTCGCGAATCATGCGGTCCGTCGCTTCTTGGCGAGCTTCGCTCATCATCTCGGAATATCCTTTGATTTCCCCGCCGATAATAGTCTTGAGCCCGGCGAAAACGTCTCGGACAACGTTCTTTGAAAATACGATGCTCCCCTTGACGAGCTGGATGGTTTCAATTTCCTTGCCGCTGATAAAGTCTGTGTTGACGATAATCATTGATTCCCTCTTCAAAAAATTTGTCTGATTTTTAATATATACAAAAAAAGGAAGAAAAAGAACCTTTTAAAAACGAAAACCCCTGCACTTTTACGTGCAGGGGAGGGAGTGTTTTTTGGAGGAGAGAATAGATATGAATTAAAAGACGAAGAACAATCCTATATGCGGTGTGATGTTGACTCCTGAGAACAGGTAGTTCATTTTATGGGCATTGGAGTCATTTTCGGTTTCCGTGTAATAAACTCCTATGCCAAATGCGTTTGTCGTTATGTCTACACCGGCAATTACACCCAACGAGTCGAAAATGTGATAACCGAGAATCAGGTCACCGCCGATGAATGTGTCAGCGTATGCGGCTCCGTGAGTGTACTTCTTTGAAAATGAGTTGTTCATTTGTACGGCGATGTCTCCTTCGACAACTTTCAGGTCGAGTCCGCAGATGAAGTGGAAGGCAACGATGAAGTCGTTCGATATTGGAGCCATGCCGAGGCCTACCTTGACATTGAAATCAAGGCCCTTCAAGTCGATTTTTTCCCTAAAATATTCATTGTTGAGGTCTCCAACTAAGAAGCCTATGCCGAGTCCGAATACAGAAGAATAGCTGTTTTCTTCTGTTTTGTAGCGGGTCCAGCTGAACTGGTAGCCTATAGAACTCCAGTCGTAGCGCTGGGGCTTTATTTTCCAGGTTTCCGATTCGATGGGCAAATAGAAGTTCATACTCTGTATGGTCTTATTTGTCCGTAAGCGGTTCTTTTTGGACGGTTCGCCGGCTTGTGGCTCGACGATATTTTCTTTCTTCTCAACAGGTGGTTCAACAGCAGGCCTTTCGCTCACTTGAACTTGCTGGTTCATGTCCTGATAGAATTTCTGGTTGTCGGTATTTGGGATGACTTGGACCTGAGCTGGTGCAACCTGTGGCGCTGCCGGGACAAGCATATACCCACTCGGGACTTGAGTCACGGGTGTTTCATAGTCATCAAAAGAGGGGATCACTGCAATTGGATCCTCTTGCGCAAACAAAGACACCGTACTACACATAATAACGATACCCACAGTTTTGGAAAGTGTCGTAAACATATTTTCCTCTTTGCTTAAAAACGTGGTTTTATCATTGCTCCGCTTCTAAATATACCTTGAATCTTACAAAAAGCTTAGGAAAAGTTTATGGTGGTACTCCAAGATAGAACGGTGGGGTTAAAATGGC
The DNA window shown above is from Fibrobacter sp. UWB2 and carries:
- the pheT gene encoding phenylalanine--tRNA ligase subunit beta — protein: MKVSLNWLRRHVDLPESAEDVAKALTSIGLEVEGMEEPGKVYDKLLVAKVLTCDPHPDSDHLHITTVNDGTNTIQVVCGAPNVAAGQTVVLAPIGAELPLPDGTKLKMKKSKIRGVESFGMICAEDEIGLSDDHGGIMVLDDSIPAGTPFVSLGMYDVCFELNVTPNRPDALSHRGVARELAAKFNRPLKPLAYNFKEDSEDASAAISLEVVPGCGCSRYVGRVIKDVKVEKSPAWLAKLLHAVGMNSINNVVDITNFILMDVGQPLHSFDMDQLHGNKIKVRRAVKGEHIETIDHTAHELIENDLVICDGDRPACVAGVMGGVESEIVDATKNVFLESAWFNPTVIRKQAKRLCISTDSSYRFEREIDFATQDEYSKYACAMIQEVAGGRILKGSVEYTGEDHKKENNQVTLRVARAAKVIGMEVSTEQIEKFLTGIALEVVKKDAESLTFKIPSFRPDLEREVDLIEEIARLIGFDNIPYSLPKFTMQPNELPAIEVLNRKIRKTLSAMGLHECLSLRFTSKARTEALFGPESDDRRSKPALLLNPLSEELGAVPTSLLPNLLKAVAENEKNRPGSVRLFEVAKGQFKRARKDERDPGFDESNLVALTIAGNFDVDPLNDKPKQIDFAAFKGFVQSFFKRLGLVVEFRAAAKPELFLHPGKQAEIVCNGTVLGTMGELHPNCLKANEISYETYVMEADMDKMEHESHKKIVFQPFSRQVPSTRDISIEVAKTMTHEDVLARIKALNPKNLAKITLKSIYEGEKIEAGKKNMVYSLTYQAMDRTLTDDEVNKAHNKLRDKLVQNGDIVLR
- a CDS encoding YbjQ family protein gives rise to the protein MIIVNTDFISGKEIETIQLVKGSIVFSKNVVRDVFAGLKTIIGGEIKGYSEMMSEARQEATDRMIREATMIGADAIVNVRYATSCLMAGAAEIIAYGTAVRFKK
- a CDS encoding TolC family protein; this encodes MSRKFLVLSALALGLIVPASAKTYTRDEAIKTAMENSSDIKSAEEDLVSANSQVDAGYGNAYPSIDLSANVTRIFGLDDVKKTSALADAAKDMADKKDDAGYPKANAFDQNVMGPAVDGLIYGMKSQGYRWQSSVGLTLTQVLYAAGKVGTAIDIAKAYKHLQEVNLDNTKSKVRYEVDNAFDQLIYLDSSIAIVDESIKITQDNLDFVEQGVKSGLATELDLARVQLSMEALKVDRKALEDKRLLAKNALLNTMGLDWDNDVQFNGELRSPESNLPYPDTSMANVKQRRRELVMLQATETMKEKNIEIEEGGYKPTIALVGGLKYANNQNKITEWDAPKWDKLNKYVSLNLSMNLFNGMQTKEAVVQAKSSLRSTQIQKETAERGFRVQIESCAQTLASAERNLEVLKNNIDLAQRIYDMTDAAFRNGMETQLNLLTANMDLRKAKLNYLQGILNWNTAYNALLQATGEY
- the ispD gene encoding 2-C-methyl-D-erythritol 4-phosphate cytidylyltransferase; this translates as MSNSLLFGKFAAVLPAGGLGKRMGGTIPKQLMNLGNKPVYQYSLETFLNMDEIAEVVIAVPADWKDYFEKDIFSRLSPAFGTGYGNTLNKLRIVVGGKERWQSVQNGVNSLTSGAEYVLVHDVARPFISEKIIRDICETLVNKGSCLVAKPAIDTIKIASDGRVESTIDRNKVWLAQTPQAARIDLLKSLYARIEKEPLNFTPTDEASILEFFGEPVYIVKGEAANDKLTTPEDFEIFTNRAKYI
- a CDS encoding YbaB/EbfC family nucleoid-associated protein yields the protein MSKMLKDLQKMQSKMLKAQNDLKAQSFDAEAGGGMVKVAMNGKGVLTMVKINPDAVDKDDVEALEDLIMAAVNSAVKKKDDAQQASISDITGGMKIPGLM
- the dnaX gene encoding DNA polymerase III subunit gamma/tau, with the protein product MAYIAMARKWRPQSFSDMVGQEHIAKTLENAIQGGRLHHAFLFTGTRGVGKTTSARILARTLNCKGSDPLHPCGECDSCKDIAGGNPMDVYEIDAASNTSVDNIRDVIERVQYPPVIGKYKIFIIDEVHMLSTGAFNALLKTLEEPPSHVIFIFATTEVNKVPQTILSRVQRFDFKRLTVDQIRSRLRYICEQEGIKATDEALDIFAEKADGSMRDGLTYFDQAYAFTGNEMTAESVRSVLGIPPVELFFSLIQSIENHDIKGCFRMVDDAVKIGIEFIPLLDGFGKFLRNLLYARLDAFTPDALNITEELYTKYKSCAQSLTNGDILRISKMLIDLQGTLRYSTNPRLLVETTFARMAWLDRLVDLRKALAAINDPKSAENDAVKKKVTEVSAMIDAQEEVQASYDDPFAGYDQGGVQAFSRYEIAAAWPSILSNIANDGDYVFSAAIAGTTLETGDPEQNPFPIALTYAGTTENAENWGYRQMTEHPEYVERVTRILEDRLQTKIALSIRTRAFTESELAEQRAAKMSPYELDLEKEPGLAKLQQMFATELVFTKKLKKAAIVSQCDEEDCDA
- a CDS encoding efflux RND transporter periplasmic adaptor subunit, with the translated sequence MKTITKSIITISALSLLLAGCGDAKKDAKSEKKVSTIEEIQKVNGKPARVVKAATVKLTDVRAFSGTIEGSQQTTATAKLGDPIAKINVRVGSRVKKDQVLAEFVFTGDNTAYQQAQAAMELNEKTLARTKEVQAKGGVAQSTVDQLETQISISKMQMETARRATLVLAPSSGTITEVKHKVGEVPGVGGAMFTIANLDKVILKLNVTSSEIGFFKKGAKATIELNGEKLQGEVSLIPLAANPITRFFPVEVTFKNKNRKLLPGMYLTTKIDAREVTGVTVPVEAIVYSNGVNSVWTVDSEGKAKRKIVQLGVQTKTDIQIKDGLNEGDVVMVEGQNRMNDGDKVLIVE